One window from the genome of Halopenitus persicus encodes:
- a CDS encoding transposase yields MWRRFLRESSQLYDPGSHAAIDATSFGETASRHYQHRSDRYIRTLKTTALSDTDSCATLGTQCSTHWPHDTQTGRRAALRNTEKIESLTGDKGFDDQSLVTPFG; encoded by the coding sequence GTGTGGCGTAGGTTCCTTCGGGAGTCTTCCCAGCTCTACGATCCGGGCTCACACGCTGCCATAGATGCCACCTCCTTCGGCGAAACGGCATCAAGACACTATCAGCACCGCTCTGATCGCTACATCCGCACGCTCAAAACGACGGCACTCAGCGATACCGACTCGTGTGCCACCCTCGGCACCCAGTGCTCGACACACTGGCCTCACGACACGCAAACTGGCCGTCGAGCCGCCCTTCGAAACACCGAGAAAATAGAGAGTCTGACCGGTGACAAAGGCTTTGACGACCAATCACTCGTGACGCCCTTCGGTTAG
- a CDS encoding CaiB/BaiF CoA transferase family protein, with product MVEADDKPLQDITVLDLTTFVSGGFATMMLANHGADVIKIERPTVGDDSRHSGPPFVPVEDYSGPGRVATEEGESPYFWTVNYDKRSIELNLKTDEGLHVLFDLLESADVIIENFRPGTTEKLGIDYDSVRSINKNVIYCSISAFGDSGPWSSRPGYDLLIQGMSGIIDVTGPEDGAGVKVGLPQTDLITSMWAAFGIVGALFRRERTGKGEKVELGMLDATLPWLTKQAGKVFADETPQRMGTKDPVLAPYQTYPTADGHLAVACGNQKLFEELCEAIGRPELASDPRFETNAKRVEHMEALEGELSEVFSEKPTDEWVKSLATESGLPVGPVHSVTEALCNEQVESRNVITQLEHSAVGEINVIEHPLNFEEATTGFETPPPLLGEHTEAVLKELGYSETEIERLQDDGAIPTDY from the coding sequence ATGGTCGAAGCGGATGACAAGCCATTGCAAGACATTACCGTACTTGATTTAACGACATTTGTATCAGGGGGGTTTGCAACTATGATGCTTGCAAATCATGGTGCAGATGTCATAAAGATTGAACGACCAACAGTGGGCGATGATAGTCGTCATTCTGGTCCCCCCTTTGTCCCTGTAGAGGACTACAGTGGACCCGGCCGAGTTGCCACTGAAGAGGGTGAATCTCCATACTTCTGGACAGTCAACTACGATAAGCGAAGTATAGAGTTGAACCTAAAAACCGATGAAGGGCTTCACGTACTTTTTGATCTGCTTGAAAGCGCAGATGTAATTATCGAGAATTTCCGACCAGGAACAACCGAAAAGCTGGGTATTGATTACGATTCTGTCCGCTCAATTAATAAAAATGTCATTTACTGTTCGATATCCGCATTTGGCGATTCGGGGCCTTGGTCTTCACGACCAGGATATGACTTGCTAATCCAAGGGATGAGTGGCATAATTGATGTCACAGGTCCGGAAGATGGAGCTGGAGTCAAAGTGGGGCTCCCTCAAACTGATCTAATCACCTCGATGTGGGCTGCGTTTGGAATTGTTGGAGCATTATTTCGTCGAGAACGAACCGGTAAAGGGGAAAAGGTAGAATTGGGGATGCTTGATGCGACTCTCCCATGGTTAACAAAGCAAGCAGGCAAAGTCTTTGCCGATGAGACACCACAACGTATGGGCACAAAAGACCCAGTTCTTGCACCCTACCAAACGTATCCAACCGCGGATGGTCATCTAGCAGTTGCCTGTGGAAATCAAAAGCTGTTCGAAGAACTCTGTGAAGCGATTGGACGTCCAGAACTCGCTTCCGATCCCCGGTTTGAAACTAATGCAAAGCGTGTTGAACATATGGAAGCACTGGAGGGAGAACTTTCTGAAGTATTTTCTGAGAAACCAACTGATGAATGGGTAAAGTCACTTGCTACTGAGAGTGGTCTTCCTGTTGGCCCTGTCCATAGTGTTACAGAGGCGCTTTGTAACGAACAGGTTGAATCTCGTAATGTGATCACTCAACTGGAACATTCTGCTGTCGGTGAGATCAATGTGATTGAACACCCGCTTAATTTTGAAGAGGCAACGACTGGGTTTGAAACTCCCCCGCCGTTACTTGGAGAGCATACTGAAGCAGTTCTCAAGGAGCTCGGTTATTCCGAGACAGAGATCGAGAGATTGCAAGATGATGGGGCAATACCGACTGATTATTGA
- the meaB gene encoding methylmalonyl Co-A mutase-associated GTPase MeaB yields MSNEDLLEALLAGEHRALARVISKIEDRSPGHRELVSKLYAHSGEADVIGITGSPGAGKSTLVDKLAETYHERGQTVGIIAIDPSSPFSGGAVLGDRIRMVSTVGDMDVFVRSMSARGTLGGLSTATADAVKAMDAFGKDKIIVETVGAGQNEIDVVRTANTVAVLVPPSSGDVIQTLKAGILEIADVFVVNKADCPGADRTVQELREMLQLGEDAGLGGGGSNRHSQAVIDAHNDWRSEAKEEIESGWSTPIVETVAMDGTGIEELINALAAHREYLVNSGERADHVRDRYAQEIRTLLREDVHGLLEDELERAGSVHDLADAVRRGQTDPYTITRKLLDPVETCLEGLDSDRLVDDGSGTDFRPK; encoded by the coding sequence ATGAGCAACGAGGATTTACTCGAAGCGCTGCTCGCGGGCGAGCACCGTGCGCTCGCGCGAGTCATCTCGAAGATCGAGGATCGCTCACCGGGCCACCGCGAACTCGTCTCCAAGCTGTACGCCCACTCCGGCGAAGCTGACGTCATCGGCATCACCGGTAGTCCTGGAGCCGGCAAGTCGACGCTTGTCGACAAACTCGCCGAAACATACCACGAGCGTGGCCAAACTGTCGGCATCATCGCGATCGATCCCTCATCACCATTTTCCGGCGGAGCAGTACTCGGTGACCGCATTCGGATGGTCTCCACGGTGGGTGATATGGATGTCTTCGTCCGCTCGATGAGCGCTCGTGGCACGCTGGGTGGGCTCTCGACCGCCACTGCGGACGCCGTCAAGGCTATGGATGCCTTCGGCAAGGACAAAATCATTGTCGAGACTGTCGGAGCTGGCCAGAACGAGATCGATGTCGTCCGCACCGCCAACACTGTCGCCGTTCTCGTCCCGCCTAGTTCGGGCGACGTGATCCAGACGCTGAAAGCCGGCATCCTCGAGATTGCCGACGTCTTCGTAGTCAACAAGGCTGACTGCCCCGGCGCGGATCGGACCGTCCAAGAGCTTCGAGAGATGCTTCAGCTGGGCGAGGACGCGGGCCTCGGTGGTGGTGGTAGTAACCGCCACAGTCAGGCTGTGATCGATGCCCACAATGACTGGAGATCTGAGGCGAAAGAGGAGATCGAGTCGGGTTGGTCGACGCCGATCGTCGAGACTGTTGCTATGGATGGTACCGGCATTGAGGAGCTTATTAACGCTCTTGCGGCGCATCGCGAGTACCTTGTCAACTCCGGTGAGCGTGCTGATCACGTCCGTGATCGGTACGCTCAGGAGATTCGGACACTCCTACGCGAAGACGTCCACGGGCTCTTGGAAGATGAACTTGAGCGCGCCGGCAGCGTCCACGATCTTGCCGATGCCGTTCGACGGGGTCAGACTGACCCTTACACAATCACTAGAAAGCTGCTCGATCCGGTCGAGACTTGTCTGGAGGGTTTGGATTCTGACCGTCTCGTTGATGACGGTAGTGGAACCGATTTTAGGCCAAAGTGA
- a CDS encoding cobalamin B12-binding domain-containing protein: MSSEQNQESIRCLVAKAGLDGHDRGAHVIARAFRDAGFEVIYSGLHKAPEEIVQAAVQEDVNVLGISILSGAHSTLVPKILNGLEEYGAAADTLVLVGGVIPEEDREELEAQGVANIFGPGTAVEETIEFVRENAPER; this comes from the coding sequence ATGAGCAGCGAACAGAACCAGGAGTCGATTCGGTGTCTGGTTGCCAAAGCTGGGCTTGATGGACACGACCGTGGGGCGCACGTTATCGCACGAGCGTTCCGTGACGCCGGGTTTGAGGTAATCTACTCTGGATTGCACAAGGCCCCCGAAGAGATCGTCCAGGCGGCGGTCCAGGAGGACGTTAACGTTCTTGGTATTTCCATTCTCTCGGGTGCCCACAGCACGCTTGTTCCGAAGATTTTGAACGGCCTTGAGGAGTACGGCGCTGCGGCGGACACGCTCGTCCTCGTTGGTGGTGTCATCCCTGAGGAGGACCGCGAGGAACTCGAGGCCCAGGGCGTCGCGAATATCTTTGGCCCTGGAACTGCGGTTGAGGAAACGATCGAGTTCGTCCGTGAAAACGCACCCGAGCGATGA
- a CDS encoding enoyl-CoA hydratase/isomerase family protein: MEHIKTGTFSERNSIGEITLSRPDSLNAFNKEMLAEFHEALKMYERDSEIEVIVITGEGDGFSAGGDIQIVRDFIEMEDFERLEVEREKFLPLAKDLFQCSVPVISAVNGAAVGLGIEIALLSDFRISSTEALYGWGFVDVGIMSPLGGLLMLPTYIGLSDAKRLIYTGDIIDAEEAFELGLVDEVVAESELKDEVLNLAEKIVGGPNLTIQASKEGLHKALIQDFESLQNYHTHLQLHCFGTRDAQEGVLAQEKDRNPNFTGK; the protein is encoded by the coding sequence ATGGAGCATATCAAAACTGGAACGTTTAGTGAGAGGAATAGCATTGGCGAAATAACCCTAAGTCGTCCAGACTCCCTGAATGCATTTAATAAAGAGATGCTTGCCGAATTCCATGAAGCACTCAAAATGTATGAAAGGGACTCGGAAATTGAAGTCATTGTGATTACTGGAGAAGGAGATGGATTCTCTGCAGGTGGAGATATTCAGATCGTTCGTGATTTCATCGAGATGGAAGACTTCGAACGATTAGAAGTAGAACGTGAAAAGTTCCTCCCGCTAGCAAAGGATCTTTTTCAATGTTCCGTCCCAGTAATTAGTGCAGTCAATGGTGCTGCTGTGGGGCTCGGAATTGAAATTGCTTTGTTGTCTGATTTCCGTATCTCTTCTACTGAGGCCTTATATGGATGGGGATTCGTTGATGTTGGAATTATGAGCCCGCTAGGTGGCCTTCTTATGTTACCAACCTACATTGGATTGAGTGATGCCAAACGTCTTATTTATACTGGCGATATCATCGACGCCGAGGAGGCTTTTGAGCTGGGCCTTGTTGATGAAGTCGTTGCAGAATCTGAGCTCAAGGACGAAGTACTCAACTTAGCGGAGAAGATAGTGGGCGGGCCGAACTTGACGATTCAAGCATCAAAAGAAGGGCTTCACAAAGCACTAATACAGGACTTTGAGTCGCTTCAGAACTATCATACCCATTTACAATTACATTGTTTCGGAACTCGTGATGCACAAGAGGGCGTACTCGCACAAGAAAAGGACCGAAACCCCAACTTCACGGGGAAATGA